The following proteins come from a genomic window of Pararhodobacter sp.:
- the lipB gene encoding lipoyl(octanoyl) transferase LipB codes for MEWTVMPGLQPYAETLALMEQRVAEIAAGRADEAVWLLEHPALYTAGTSAKPEDLTDPDRFPVFTAGRGGQYTYHGPGQRVAYVLLDLNTRGRDVRCFVNRLEAWVIQTLAEFNIKGERRAGRVGVWVTRPDKPGNPDGALREDKIAAIGVKLRRWVSFHGISINLEPDLSHFDGIVPCGIREHGVTSLVDLGLPVSMDDLDVALKRSFEAVFGQD; via the coding sequence ATGGAATGGACGGTCATGCCGGGGCTTCAGCCCTATGCCGAAACGCTGGCCTTGATGGAGCAGCGCGTGGCCGAGATCGCAGCCGGGCGCGCCGATGAGGCCGTTTGGCTGCTGGAGCACCCTGCCCTCTATACCGCCGGGACATCGGCCAAGCCCGAGGATCTGACCGATCCGGACCGCTTTCCCGTGTTCACGGCGGGGCGTGGCGGGCAATACACCTATCATGGACCGGGGCAGCGTGTGGCCTATGTCCTGCTGGACCTGAACACGCGCGGACGCGATGTCCGGTGCTTCGTCAACAGGCTGGAGGCCTGGGTCATTCAAACCCTGGCCGAGTTCAACATCAAGGGTGAGCGCCGCGCGGGGCGGGTCGGCGTCTGGGTCACACGGCCGGACAAGCCGGGCAACCCCGATGGCGCCCTGCGCGAGGACAAGATCGCGGCGATTGGCGTGAAACTGCGGCGCTGGGTCAGTTTTCATGGGATTTCGATCAATCTGGAGCCGGATCTGAGCCATTTCGACGGGATCGTGCCCTGCGGCATTCGCGAGCATGGCGTCACGTCGTTGGTGGATCTGGGTCTGCCGGTCAGCATGGATGATCTGGACGTCGCGCTGAAACGCAGTTTCGAGGCGGTTTTCGGACAAGATTGA
- a CDS encoding peptidoglycan-binding domain-containing protein gives MSRKIFTTTALAATLLSTSVERAQADFGDALVGGIVGGVIVGAIHDRNHRPSRSAPRGVSSASRQLARDVQTALNHFYFNVGAPDGVLGRQSRAGISQYQAYLGFPSTGDLSEFERQVLITAYQRAQFGGPQVTQVVANHPQGMRGLLTVVRDEMLGVSRPPVVEAAAPVAPQPQAPAPAPVQTAAPAAPPAAPAVPNFFNGQATGGASGVSLASHCNRVALVTSSNGGYTELGTMTDPIFALNEQFCLARSYAIAEGESLVAQVPGATPQSIAQQCQGLEPLLQTHVASLSLQPRNLVLQGVMQFVLNSGMTSTDLAGTARICLSSGYLTDNMTIAIGSALILVTLGEASYGELPGHHLMQGIGTAQQRDFAAEWLRASLPSAGATTTEVSFTPGPESRNALILAAVDGATGGAVSVTAPAPAPAPVTAPVTK, from the coding sequence ATGAGCCGCAAGATTTTCACCACCACCGCCTTGGCAGCCACGCTGTTGTCGACGTCTGTTGAACGCGCGCAGGCTGATTTTGGCGATGCCTTGGTCGGCGGGATTGTCGGCGGTGTGATCGTTGGCGCTATCCATGATCGCAATCATCGACCCAGCCGCAGCGCGCCGCGCGGTGTCTCGTCCGCATCCCGGCAACTGGCGCGCGACGTGCAGACCGCGCTCAACCACTTCTATTTCAACGTCGGCGCACCGGATGGCGTATTGGGGCGGCAATCGCGCGCCGGAATTTCACAGTATCAGGCTTATCTGGGCTTCCCCAGCACCGGGGATCTGAGCGAATTCGAACGTCAGGTTCTGATCACGGCGTATCAACGGGCGCAGTTCGGCGGCCCTCAGGTGACGCAGGTTGTGGCCAACCATCCGCAGGGGATGCGTGGGCTCCTGACCGTTGTGCGCGACGAAATGCTGGGGGTTTCGCGTCCGCCGGTGGTCGAAGCGGCCGCACCCGTGGCGCCTCAGCCGCAGGCCCCGGCGCCAGCCCCGGTGCAAACAGCAGCACCCGCCGCGCCACCGGCTGCACCCGCCGTGCCGAATTTCTTTAACGGTCAGGCCACGGGCGGCGCGTCCGGCGTTTCGCTGGCCTCGCATTGCAACCGGGTTGCCTTGGTCACGTCATCGAACGGCGGCTACACCGAATTGGGCACCATGACCGACCCGATCTTTGCCCTGAACGAGCAGTTCTGCCTTGCGCGCAGCTATGCCATCGCCGAGGGCGAATCACTGGTCGCGCAGGTCCCCGGTGCCACGCCGCAGAGCATCGCGCAGCAATGTCAGGGGCTTGAGCCGCTGTTGCAGACCCATGTGGCCTCGCTGTCCTTGCAGCCGCGCAATCTTGTTTTGCAAGGCGTGATGCAATTCGTTCTGAATTCCGGGATGACCTCGACCGATCTTGCGGGCACGGCGCGGATCTGTCTGTCGAGCGGCTATCTGACCGACAACATGACCATCGCGATCGGTTCGGCGCTGATTCTGGTGACGCTGGGCGAGGCAAGTTATGGGGAATTGCCGGGGCACCACCTGATGCAGGGGATCGGTACGGCGCAACAACGTGACTTCGCGGCCGAGTGGCTGCGTGCCAGTTTGCCAAGCGCCGGCGCCACAACGACCGAGGTGTCGTTCACGCCGGGTCCCGAGTCGCGCAACGCGCTGATTCTCGCGGCTGTAGATGGCGCAACCGGCGGTGCCGTCAGTGTGACCGCGCCTGCCCCTGCGCCCGCGCCAGTGACCGCCCCGGTGACCAAGTAG
- a CDS encoding ABC transporter ATP-binding protein, which translates to MSTDRTDEFVVFDRVQKSYDGVNLVVKDLNLSMPKGEFLTMLGPSGSGKTTCLMMLAGFETATHGDIRLNGRPINNIPPHKRGIGMVFQNYALFPHMTIGENLGFPLEVRGMGKSEREAKIKRALGMVQMEEFVNRRPAQLSGGQQQRVALARALVFEPELVLMDEPLGALDKQLREHMQFEITRLARELGITTVYVTHDQTEALTMSDRVAVFNDGRIQQLAPPEDLYERPNNSFVAQFIGENNKLDGVIQTINGDRCTVRLDDGTVVDAEPVNVTKVGERTRVSIRPERVESNPDRLHKDLHMIDAEVLEFIYMGDTFRTRLRVAGHDDFVMKYRNAQDQSRYKKGDKIRIGWRPEDCRALDA; encoded by the coding sequence GTGTCAACAGACCGGACCGACGAGTTCGTCGTTTTTGACCGCGTGCAGAAAAGCTATGACGGCGTGAATCTCGTCGTCAAAGATTTGAATCTCAGTATGCCAAAAGGTGAGTTCCTGACCATGTTGGGGCCATCGGGATCGGGCAAGACAACTTGCCTGATGATGCTGGCAGGTTTTGAAACCGCCACGCATGGAGACATTCGGCTGAACGGAAGGCCGATCAACAACATTCCACCGCACAAGCGCGGCATTGGCATGGTGTTCCAGAATTACGCCTTGTTCCCGCATATGACCATTGGCGAGAACCTCGGGTTCCCGCTGGAAGTGCGTGGCATGGGCAAGTCCGAGCGCGAGGCGAAAATCAAGCGCGCCTTGGGCATGGTGCAGATGGAAGAGTTCGTCAACCGCCGCCCCGCGCAATTGTCTGGGGGCCAGCAACAGCGGGTCGCCTTGGCCCGCGCCCTGGTGTTCGAGCCCGAGTTGGTCTTGATGGACGAACCGCTGGGCGCGCTGGACAAGCAGTTGCGCGAGCATATGCAATTCGAGATCACCCGCCTGGCCCGCGAATTGGGGATCACCACGGTCTACGTCACCCACGACCAGACCGAGGCCTTGACCATGTCGGACCGGGTCGCGGTGTTCAACGATGGCCGCATTCAGCAATTGGCACCGCCCGAGGATCTGTATGAACGCCCCAACAACAGCTTTGTGGCGCAGTTCATCGGCGAGAACAACAAGTTGGACGGGGTCATCCAGACCATAAATGGCGACCGGTGCACCGTGCGTCTGGATGACGGCACGGTGGTTGATGCGGAGCCTGTGAACGTGACCAAGGTCGGTGAACGCACCCGCGTGTCGATCCGGCCCGAGCGCGTCGAATCCAACCCGGATCGCCTGCACAAAGATTTGCATATGATCGACGCCGAAGTGCTGGAGTTCATCTATATGGGTGACACCTTCCGCACGCGGCTTCGTGTTGCCGGGCATGATGATTTTGTGATGAAATATCGCAATGCGCAGGATCAATCCCGTTACAAAAAGGGCGACAAGATCCGCATTGGATGGCGCCCCGAAGATTGTCGCGCGCTCGACGCCTGA
- a CDS encoding extracellular solute-binding protein, whose translation MKMKTVLKGAAGIVALTVGSATAESHMSNEMTIVSWGGAYQQSQVDAYHNPYMALHPEVTIITDESSGDAVARLRAMHEAGNMTWDLVDVVASDAMRLCDEGLAEEIDHDTALAAAPDGTTASEDFGEMIVSECFIPQIVYSTTFGYRTDMVPEGVAPPTDACAVFDLETYPGRRALERRPIGNMEWALLCDGVPIDEVYDLLETDEGIERAFAMLDTIKDDTIWWTAGAETPQLLADGEVFMGSTYNGRLFAAIAEQNQPIGMAWGYQMFDLDGWIVPVGLSPEAHARVMDFLNFATDTQRLADQAAYISYGPARTSSAPLVGNHATLGIPMGPHMPTAPENLEGAFLFNYIWWADYRDELDARFQAWLAQ comes from the coding sequence ATGAAAATGAAAACCGTTCTGAAAGGTGCCGCCGGCATCGTGGCACTGACCGTTGGCAGTGCAACAGCCGAAAGCCACATGTCCAATGAAATGACCATCGTGTCCTGGGGCGGTGCCTACCAGCAGTCGCAGGTCGATGCCTATCACAACCCCTATATGGCGTTGCATCCTGAAGTGACGATCATCACCGACGAAAGCTCGGGCGATGCGGTCGCGCGGCTGCGTGCCATGCACGAAGCAGGCAACATGACCTGGGATCTGGTCGACGTTGTCGCGTCCGACGCGATGCGTCTGTGCGATGAGGGTCTGGCCGAGGAGATCGACCACGACACCGCATTGGCCGCTGCCCCCGATGGCACCACGGCCAGCGAAGACTTTGGCGAAATGATCGTGTCCGAGTGCTTCATCCCGCAGATCGTCTACTCGACAACCTTCGGCTATCGCACCGACATGGTCCCCGAGGGCGTTGCCCCGCCGACCGATGCCTGCGCCGTGTTCGATCTGGAGACCTATCCTGGCCGCCGCGCGCTGGAGCGTCGTCCGATCGGCAACATGGAGTGGGCGCTGCTGTGTGACGGCGTGCCGATCGACGAAGTCTATGACCTGCTGGAAACCGACGAAGGCATCGAGCGCGCCTTCGCGATGCTCGACACCATCAAGGACGACACCATCTGGTGGACCGCGGGCGCTGAAACGCCGCAGCTGTTGGCCGATGGCGAAGTCTTCATGGGCTCGACCTATAACGGCCGTCTGTTTGCCGCGATCGCCGAGCAAAATCAGCCGATCGGCATGGCCTGGGGCTATCAGATGTTCGACCTTGACGGGTGGATCGTTCCGGTTGGCCTGTCCCCCGAGGCACATGCCCGCGTGATGGACTTCTTGAACTTTGCCACCGACACGCAGCGTCTGGCGGATCAGGCGGCCTATATCTCGTATGGTCCGGCACGCACGTCGTCGGCACCGCTGGTTGGCAATCACGCCACGCTGGGGATTCCGATGGGGCCGCATATGCCGACCGCACCTGAGAACCTGGAAGGCGCGTTCCTGTTCAACTACATCTGGTGGGCAGATTACCGCGATGAGCTGGATGCCCGCTTCCAGGCGTGGCTGGCCCAGTAA